One segment of Macaca fascicularis isolate 582-1 chromosome 2, T2T-MFA8v1.1 DNA contains the following:
- the CRYGS gene encoding gamma-crystallin S isoform X2 — protein sequence MYILPQGEYPEYQRWMGLNDRLSSCRAVHLPSGGQYKIQIFEKGDFNGQMYETTEDCPSIMEQFHMREIHSCKVLEGVWIFYELPNYRGRQYLLDKKEYRKPIDWGAVSPAVQSFRRIVE from the exons ATGTACATCTTACCCCAGGGAGAGTACCCTGAATACCAGCGTTGGATGGGCCTCAATGACCGCCTCAGCTCCTGCAGAGCTGTTCATCTG CCTAGTGGAGGCCAGTATAAGATTCAGATCTTTGAGAAAGGGGATTTTAATGGTCAGATGTATGAAACCACTGAAGATTGCCCTTCCATCATGGAGCAATTTCATATGCGAGAGATCCACTCCTGTAAGGTGCTGGAGGGTGTCTGGATTTTCTATGAGCTACCCAACTACCGTGGCAGGCAGTACCTCCTGGACAAGAAGGAGTACCGGAAGCCCATCGATTGGGGTGCAGTTTCCCCAGCTGTCCAGTCTTTCCGCCGCATTGTGGAGTAA
- the TBCCD1 gene encoding TBCC domain-containing protein 1 isoform X1, with amino-acid sequence MDQSSVLLWVKAEPFIVGALQVPPPSKFSLHYLRKISTYVQIRATEGAYPRLYWSTWRHIACGKLQLAKDLAWLYFEIFDSLSVKTPEERLEWSEVLSNCLSEEEVEKQRNQLSVDTLQFLLFLYIQQLNKVSLRTSLIGEEWPSPRSRSQSPDLTEKSNCHNKNWNDYSHQAFVYDHLSDLLELLLDPEQLTASFHSTHSSLVSREAVVALSFLIEGTISRARKVYPLHELALWQPLHADSGFSKISKTFSFYKLETWLRSCLTGNPFGTSACLKSGKKLAWAHQVEGTTKRAKIACNTHVAPRMHRLVVMSQVYKQTLAKSSDTLVGAHVKIHRCNESFIYLLSPLRSVTIEKCRNSIFVLGPVGTTLHLHSCDNVKVIAVCHRLSISSTTACVFHILTPTRPLILSGNQTVTFAPFHTHYPMLEDHMARTGLATVPNYWDNPMVVCRENSDTSVFRLLPPCEFYVFIIPFEMEGDTTEIPGGLPSVYQKALGQREQKIQIWQKTVKEAHLTKDQRKQFQVLVENKFYEWLINTGHRQQLDSLVPPAAGSKQAAG; translated from the exons ATGGATCAGTCCAGCGTTCTCCTCTGGGTGAAAGCAGAACCCTTTATAGTGGGTGCCTTGCAGGTCCCCCCTCCATCCAAGTTTAGTCTTCACTATCTCAGGAAGATATCCACCTATGTGCAAATCCGGGCCACAGAAGGAGCTTACCCGCGCCTCTACTGGTCAACATGGAGGCACATCGCTTGTGGGAAGCTGCAGTTGGCCAAGGACCTGGCGTGGCTTTACTTCGAAATATTTGATAGTCTTTCAGTGAAGACACCTGAGGAGCGCCTGGAATGGTCTGAGGTTCTGTCCAACTGCCTGTCTGAGGAGGAAGTTGAAAAGCAGAGAAATCAG CTTTCAGTGGACACCCTACAGTTTCTGCTCTTCTTATACATTCAACAGTTGAACAAAGTCTCCCTAAGGACATCTTTGATTGGTGAAGAGTGGCCTAGTCCCAGAAGCagatctcagtctcctgacctgaCTGAAAAATCTAATTGTCATAATAAG aactggAATGATTACAGTCACCAAGCTTTTGTCTATGATCATCTGTCTGATCTCCTCGAGCTGCTTTTAGATCCAGAACAACTCACTGCATCATTTCATTCAACCCATAGTAGTCTAGTGTCTCGAGAAGCTGTTGTGGCGCTCAGCTTCCTTATTGAAGGTACAATAAGTAGAGCCAGGAAGGTCTATCCACTTCATGAACTTGCACTGTGGCAACCACTGCATGCAGATAGTGGCTTCTCAAAGATCTCTAAGACTTTCTCTTTCTACAAACTGGAAACCTGGTTGAGGTCCTGTTTGACTGGGAATCCATTTGGTACATCAGCTTGCCTCAAGTCTGGAAAGAAATTGGCTTGGGCTCATCaag TTGAAGGGACGACCAAAAGAGCTAAGATTGCTTGTAATACTCATGTGGCCCCTAGGATGCACCGACTGGTGGTGATGAGCCAGGTTTACAAGCAGACACTGGCTAAGAGCTCAGATACTCTGGTGGGGGCACATGTAAAGATTCATCGTTGCAACGAATCTTTTATATATCTGCTCTCTCCCTTACG atCTGTGACAATTGAGAAGTGCAGGAATAGCATCTTTGTCTTGGGCCCTGTAGGGACTACACTTCACCTCCACAGTTGTGACAATGTTAAAGTCATTGCTGTTTGCCATCGTTTGTCCATCTCTTCTACCACAGCTTGCGTCTTTCACATTCTGACGCCTACGCGCCCACTTATTCTCTCTGGGAACCAAACAGTAACTTTTGCCCCTTTTCATACCCATTACCCAATGCTAGAGGACCATATGGCCAGGACTGGCCTTGCTACAGTGCCTAACTATTGGGATAATCCAATGGTTGTGTGCAGAGAGAACAGCGACACAAGTGTCTTCCGACTTTTACCACCTTGTGaattctatgtatttattattcCCTTTGAAATGGAAGGGGACACAACAGAGATACCTGGGGGTCTTCCATCTGTATATCAGAAAGCACTGGGTCAAAGAGAACAGAAGATACAGATCTGGCAGAAAACTGTGAAGGAAGCTCATTTGACAAA GGATCAAAGGAAGCAGTTCCAGGTACTGGTAGAGAACAAGTTTTATGAATGGTTGATTAATACAGGACATCGCCAACAGCTGGATAGCCTTGTACCCCCTGCAGCAGGCTCCAAACAAGCGGCTGGATAA
- the TBCCD1 gene encoding TBCC domain-containing protein 1 isoform X2, which yields MDQSSVLLWVKAEPFIVGALQVPPPSKFSLHYLRKISTYVQIRATEGAYPRLYWSTWRHIACGKLQLAKDLAWLYFEIFDSLSVKTPEERLEWSEVLSNCLSEEEVEKQRNQLSVDTLQFLLFLYIQQLNKVSLRTSLIGEEWPSPRSRSQSPDLTEKSNCHNKNWNDYSHQAFVYDHLSDLLELLLDPEQLTASFHSTHSSLVSREAVVALSFLIEVEGTTKRAKIACNTHVAPRMHRLVVMSQVYKQTLAKSSDTLVGAHVKIHRCNESFIYLLSPLRSVTIEKCRNSIFVLGPVGTTLHLHSCDNVKVIAVCHRLSISSTTACVFHILTPTRPLILSGNQTVTFAPFHTHYPMLEDHMARTGLATVPNYWDNPMVVCRENSDTSVFRLLPPCEFYVFIIPFEMEGDTTEIPGGLPSVYQKALGQREQKIQIWQKTVKEAHLTKDQRKQFQVLVENKFYEWLINTGHRQQLDSLVPPAAGSKQAAG from the exons ATGGATCAGTCCAGCGTTCTCCTCTGGGTGAAAGCAGAACCCTTTATAGTGGGTGCCTTGCAGGTCCCCCCTCCATCCAAGTTTAGTCTTCACTATCTCAGGAAGATATCCACCTATGTGCAAATCCGGGCCACAGAAGGAGCTTACCCGCGCCTCTACTGGTCAACATGGAGGCACATCGCTTGTGGGAAGCTGCAGTTGGCCAAGGACCTGGCGTGGCTTTACTTCGAAATATTTGATAGTCTTTCAGTGAAGACACCTGAGGAGCGCCTGGAATGGTCTGAGGTTCTGTCCAACTGCCTGTCTGAGGAGGAAGTTGAAAAGCAGAGAAATCAG CTTTCAGTGGACACCCTACAGTTTCTGCTCTTCTTATACATTCAACAGTTGAACAAAGTCTCCCTAAGGACATCTTTGATTGGTGAAGAGTGGCCTAGTCCCAGAAGCagatctcagtctcctgacctgaCTGAAAAATCTAATTGTCATAATAAG aactggAATGATTACAGTCACCAAGCTTTTGTCTATGATCATCTGTCTGATCTCCTCGAGCTGCTTTTAGATCCAGAACAACTCACTGCATCATTTCATTCAACCCATAGTAGTCTAGTGTCTCGAGAAGCTGTTGTGGCGCTCAGCTTCCTTATTGAAG TTGAAGGGACGACCAAAAGAGCTAAGATTGCTTGTAATACTCATGTGGCCCCTAGGATGCACCGACTGGTGGTGATGAGCCAGGTTTACAAGCAGACACTGGCTAAGAGCTCAGATACTCTGGTGGGGGCACATGTAAAGATTCATCGTTGCAACGAATCTTTTATATATCTGCTCTCTCCCTTACG atCTGTGACAATTGAGAAGTGCAGGAATAGCATCTTTGTCTTGGGCCCTGTAGGGACTACACTTCACCTCCACAGTTGTGACAATGTTAAAGTCATTGCTGTTTGCCATCGTTTGTCCATCTCTTCTACCACAGCTTGCGTCTTTCACATTCTGACGCCTACGCGCCCACTTATTCTCTCTGGGAACCAAACAGTAACTTTTGCCCCTTTTCATACCCATTACCCAATGCTAGAGGACCATATGGCCAGGACTGGCCTTGCTACAGTGCCTAACTATTGGGATAATCCAATGGTTGTGTGCAGAGAGAACAGCGACACAAGTGTCTTCCGACTTTTACCACCTTGTGaattctatgtatttattattcCCTTTGAAATGGAAGGGGACACAACAGAGATACCTGGGGGTCTTCCATCTGTATATCAGAAAGCACTGGGTCAAAGAGAACAGAAGATACAGATCTGGCAGAAAACTGTGAAGGAAGCTCATTTGACAAA GGATCAAAGGAAGCAGTTCCAGGTACTGGTAGAGAACAAGTTTTATGAATGGTTGATTAATACAGGACATCGCCAACAGCTGGATAGCCTTGTACCCCCTGCAGCAGGCTCCAAACAAGCGGCTGGATAA
- the CRYGS gene encoding gamma-crystallin S isoform X1, which produces MSKTGTKITFYEDKNFQGRRYDCDCDCADFHTYLSRCNSIKVEGGTWAVYERPNFAGYMYILPQGEYPEYQRWMGLNDRLSSCRAVHLPSGGQYKIQIFEKGDFNGQMYETTEDCPSIMEQFHMREIHSCKVLEGVWIFYELPNYRGRQYLLDKKEYRKPIDWGAVSPAVQSFRRIVE; this is translated from the exons ATGTCTAAAACTGGAACCAAG ATTACCTTCTATGAAGACAAAAATTTTCAAGGCCGTCGCTATGACTGTGACTGCGACTGTGCAGATTTCCACACATACCTAAGTCGCTGCAACTCCATTAAAGTGGAAGGAGGCACCTGGGCTGTTTACGAAAGGCCCAACTTTGCTGGGTACATGTACATCTTACCCCAGGGAGAGTACCCTGAATACCAGCGTTGGATGGGCCTCAATGACCGCCTCAGCTCCTGCAGAGCTGTTCATCTG CCTAGTGGAGGCCAGTATAAGATTCAGATCTTTGAGAAAGGGGATTTTAATGGTCAGATGTATGAAACCACTGAAGATTGCCCTTCCATCATGGAGCAATTTCATATGCGAGAGATCCACTCCTGTAAGGTGCTGGAGGGTGTCTGGATTTTCTATGAGCTACCCAACTACCGTGGCAGGCAGTACCTCCTGGACAAGAAGGAGTACCGGAAGCCCATCGATTGGGGTGCAGTTTCCCCAGCTGTCCAGTCTTTCCGCCGCATTGTGGAGTAA